In Desulfatiglans sp., a single window of DNA contains:
- a CDS encoding uroporphyrinogen decarboxylase (URO-D): MLTAKQNFLETIKKNGKPDRLVNQYENMVLFMADPVALYARGKRFKGMEPIRDKWGTCVVWPDDQLAAMPHVTADDKVVKDICNWKNTAKAPDIVGNCSDSRVWDQAIEAISKIDRENYMLMAFMPTGVFEQLHFLMGFEDTLMNFLAEPECMMELCDYVGEYRYNYMKLIVDNLKPDIMLSHDDWGSKNSMFMSPDTWREFIKPQFVKTYRYMNEKGVIIMHHADSFLEPIVEDMVELGIDIWQGALPQNNIPKIQKQIKGGMVIMGGVDAAIVDRDDSTDDEIRTEVKRALEQYTPGGSFIPGLTYGAPGSIHPKVDVIFTEELEKFNRERYKQLIG; this comes from the coding sequence ATGCTTACAGCTAAACAAAACTTTCTGGAGACAATTAAGAAAAATGGCAAGCCTGACAGGCTGGTAAATCAATATGAAAACATGGTTCTATTTATGGCTGACCCTGTTGCACTCTATGCAAGGGGAAAGCGGTTTAAAGGCATGGAACCGATCCGCGATAAATGGGGAACCTGCGTTGTATGGCCGGATGATCAGCTTGCGGCAATGCCCCATGTTACGGCTGATGACAAGGTCGTTAAGGATATTTGCAACTGGAAAAATACGGCAAAGGCGCCGGATATTGTCGGCAACTGTTCTGACTCCAGGGTATGGGATCAGGCCATTGAGGCAATCTCTAAAATAGATCGTGAGAATTATATGCTCATGGCCTTTATGCCAACCGGCGTGTTTGAGCAGCTGCATTTCCTTATGGGTTTTGAGGACACCCTCATGAATTTTCTAGCTGAGCCTGAATGTATGATGGAGCTATGTGATTATGTGGGCGAATACAGGTATAACTACATGAAGCTCATAGTGGATAACCTCAAGCCTGATATCATGCTTTCACATGATGACTGGGGCAGTAAAAACAGCATGTTTATGAGCCCTGATACATGGCGTGAATTTATAAAACCCCAGTTTGTGAAAACATACCGGTATATGAATGAAAAAGGGGTAATAATAATGCATCATGCCGATTCATTTCTCGAACCGATTGTAGAGGACATGGTTGAACTTGGAATAGATATCTGGCAGGGCGCCCTTCCGCAGAATAATATCCCCAAGATACAGAAACAGATTAAAGGAGGCATGGTCATAATGGGCGGTGTTGATGCCGCCATTGTTGACAGGGACGATTCCACTGATGATGAAATCCGCACCGAGGTAAAGAGGGCGCTGGAACAATATACACCAGGTGGCAGCTTTATCCCAGGCCTGACCTATGGCGCCCCAGGCAGCATCCATCCAAAGGTGGATGTAATTTTTACCGAAGAGCTTGAAAAATTTAACAGGGAAAGATACAAACAGTTGATAGGTTAA
- a CDS encoding MFS transporter yields the protein MNNKKHIFYYGWIIVAVSFLTLFFSIGIRVSFGVYYVAILDDFRWSRADTALAFSIAMCVHAMFAPVSGYLIDRFSPRRLFPVGAAFLAIGLILCSFISNRWQLYLFWGVFTAIGINMTGFAPNMTIVPRWFIKKKGLANGIAASGIGAGSLFVAMIAGLIIKYWGWRAAFLVTATAVLLFIIPAASIFLRHSPQEIGLLPDNVKNRREERAGGILSGINAEKISERQWTIGMAVKTAPFWWINLTAACHGYIVSMMVVHQTVYVVDSGFSHLLAASMLGITWGLGSIGNAFFGAISDRIGRKRALAFGSVLAFSGMLFFLFLKEAHLNILLYLFALLYGVGQGAYSPIYASSMADLYAGPSFGKIIATVSVAYGIGGAFSSYAGGYLYDARGSYLLPFLSHMVCILLGALGIWMASPEKNKIRYQLSV from the coding sequence ATGAACAATAAAAAGCATATATTCTATTACGGCTGGATAATAGTGGCCGTTTCATTCCTGACCCTGTTTTTTTCAATAGGGATCAGGGTATCATTTGGCGTTTATTATGTTGCTATCCTTGATGATTTCAGGTGGAGCAGGGCAGACACTGCGCTGGCTTTTTCAATTGCCATGTGTGTTCACGCCATGTTTGCACCTGTTTCAGGCTACCTGATCGACAGGTTCAGCCCAAGGCGCCTTTTCCCGGTCGGAGCAGCATTTCTTGCAATCGGCCTGATTTTGTGCAGCTTTATCAGCAACAGGTGGCAGTTATACCTCTTCTGGGGAGTGTTTACAGCAATCGGTATAAACATGACAGGATTCGCACCCAACATGACCATTGTCCCAAGATGGTTTATAAAGAAAAAGGGGCTTGCAAACGGGATTGCTGCCTCAGGGATAGGAGCAGGGTCACTTTTTGTGGCAATGATTGCAGGGTTAATAATAAAATACTGGGGCTGGAGGGCCGCATTTTTAGTGACTGCGACTGCTGTATTACTATTCATCATACCTGCTGCATCCATTTTTTTAAGGCATTCACCACAGGAAATCGGGCTTTTGCCTGATAATGTTAAAAATAGGAGAGAGGAAAGGGCAGGGGGTATCCTGTCAGGCATCAATGCTGAGAAGATATCTGAACGCCAGTGGACTATTGGTATGGCAGTAAAAACAGCTCCTTTCTGGTGGATCAACCTGACCGCCGCGTGCCACGGGTATATAGTCAGCATGATGGTGGTTCATCAGACAGTGTATGTTGTTGATTCCGGATTCAGCCATTTGCTCGCAGCATCTATGCTCGGCATCACTTGGGGGCTTGGTTCTATTGGAAATGCATTTTTCGGGGCAATATCCGATCGTATCGGCAGAAAAAGGGCACTTGCTTTTGGCTCTGTTTTGGCCTTTTCAGGGATGTTATTTTTTCTGTTTCTTAAGGAGGCACATCTAAATATACTTCTGTATCTTTTTGCTTTGCTTTACGGGGTAGGGCAGGGTGCATATTCCCCAATCTATGCAAGCAGTATGGCGGATCTCTATGCCGGGCCATCATTCGGAAAGATAATTGCTACCGTATCTGTGGCCTATGGAATTGGCGGTGCATTCAGCTCATATGCAGGCGGATATCTCTATGATGCAAGAGGAAGTTATCTGTTGCCCTTTTTATCTCATATGGTTTGTATACTCCTTGGCGCACTCGGGATATGGATGGCATCACCGGAGAAAAATAAAATAAGGTATCAGTTGTCTGTATAG
- a CDS encoding isocitrate lyase/PEP mutase family protein: MKNDINNNQTATLRKLLNSHELIIMPCCYDGLSAKLIQDAGFNLTFMSGFAVSAARLGLPDTGLISYGEMADQLKNICSAIKIPVIADGDTGYGNAVNVKRTVHGYIQAGAAGIMIEDQKSPKRCGHTSGKEVIERKDAVIRLKAAIEAQKEALDNGKDIVIMARTDARATLGLDEAIERAKIFNDMGADILFVEAPCSEEEMEIICIKAPGCHMANMVEHGKTPVLTPVRLAELGYKIAAYPLTLLSASVYAMKMALSKLAKGESNNAIMDFKELQTIIGFSEYDETLKRLEK; the protein is encoded by the coding sequence ATGAAAAACGATATTAATAATAATCAAACAGCAACATTGAGAAAACTCTTAAACAGTCATGAATTAATAATCATGCCCTGCTGTTATGATGGATTAAGCGCAAAACTAATCCAAGATGCCGGGTTTAACCTCACCTTTATGAGCGGGTTTGCAGTATCTGCTGCCAGGCTGGGCCTGCCTGACACAGGGCTTATATCATATGGTGAAATGGCAGATCAGCTAAAAAACATATGCAGCGCCATAAAGATACCTGTTATAGCTGACGGTGACACAGGGTATGGCAATGCGGTTAATGTTAAGCGCACTGTTCATGGATATATCCAGGCAGGTGCAGCAGGTATTATGATAGAGGATCAGAAGAGCCCCAAACGGTGCGGACATACATCAGGCAAAGAGGTTATAGAGAGAAAGGATGCTGTTATAAGGTTAAAGGCAGCCATAGAGGCGCAAAAAGAGGCTTTAGATAATGGAAAGGATATTGTTATCATGGCCCGCACAGATGCACGTGCAACCCTTGGCCTTGATGAGGCCATAGAACGCGCTAAGATATTTAACGATATGGGTGCTGATATACTTTTTGTAGAGGCCCCATGCTCAGAAGAGGAAATGGAAATCATATGCATTAAAGCCCCTGGATGTCATATGGCAAATATGGTAGAGCATGGCAAGACACCTGTATTGACCCCTGTCCGCCTTGCTGAGCTTGGTTATAAAATTGCAGCTTACCCCCTTACCCTCTTATCTGCCTCTGTATATGCCATGAAAATGGCCTTGTCTAAACTGGCAAAAGGTGAATCAAATAATGCCATAATGGATTTTAAGGAGCTTCAGACAATCATCGGCTTTTCAGAATATGATGAAACTTTAAAACGACTTGAAAAGTAA